Proteins from one Calonectris borealis chromosome 39, bCalBor7.hap1.2, whole genome shotgun sequence genomic window:
- the SETD1A gene encoding LOW QUALITY PROTEIN: histone-lysine N-methyltransferase SETD1A (The sequence of the model RefSeq protein was modified relative to this genomic sequence to represent the inferred CDS: inserted 2 bases in 1 codon; deleted 2 bases in 1 codon) gives MEPEAGGDSQRTPSVPWRSYKLVVDPALRRAPQKVYRYDGVHFSVPDSGYPPAGAVQDPRPRRIWAKHRDLSLPVPKFKLDEFYVGQIPLKEVTFARLNDNVREAFLAEMCRKYGEVEEVEILLHPKTRKHLGLARVLFASTRGAKETVKHLHNTSVMGNIIHAQLDIKGQQRMKYYELIVNGAYTPQTVPTGGKAAGDKAEAPQPPEPRRRHSTDSAFAPPPGNGTPDPPAGGGYGPFPPPAPPYPPPYAAEGPPYAGRHPFAPEPFAPRRPEGGFPRRPPAAGAFLPYAYDPPGRYPRQPSASSAAAAASSSSSSASRRRHRPPREDEPPPPPSSSSSSSSSSSSSSTSSSSLLLLLLLFLHAGGRLPGPPRHPPLLPGGGRPLLFGFRGFGPPPRTRLPPAARPRDLRRQFPAPHRAAGPRRAPPAPPPPPPAPPPPPPPLPPPRGGSPAPEATPESVPFAQHSSLDSRIEALLKEQRSKFSFLPPEEEEEEEQEEAAPAPPPAPPSQTPPAPAPAAAPPPAAAADTPPPPPPAAEGEPPGPAAPQPSAGGQEAPPPGGAPEGPPESPKANGQERASQPSSGEDMEISEDDGDEPPPRPPLPPPPPPCPPCPPPPXRPPPEPPPPPAFPPPPQPLMAVTLPPPRPLGDFGAGGPPPALYELLGRLGGRWGGAPASFQLQTQLLSRLRGAAAAAAGGGKSAFGTPPFAPHFPPPPHYPPAAFAPHFPPAEERPPGTDPLPPPPPPPPPPPEPPGTGVLGGGPPAGGGGGPVEGVLAALVQEMKATMQRDLNRKMVENVAFRAFDAWWERKEEQVKPFQTAARQREEEKERARPKEPPALLSLVDWARGGGAGLRGALRLPSFKVKRKEPSELGEGGEEKRPRPPTPPEEDEDGECPPPASPRVPPTPLTPPFAPPPDKEPPPGTPRPEAPGKRRKLFCLDSEGEEASEESSSGKEEEEEEEEAEEEEEAAAHRRRRRRPKGEPPDGERGGTQEPSDEEEEEEEEEEEDAAPSEGSSKFSLYEGSGGGSASASSSSSPPPSSSSSSSSSSSSSSSSSSEDESAAEDPPAPPRPPTPEPAPPPPPPPPPRPSSPIPLLPPPRSAARPSAPARSPPRRRRPRRRRRPPRHRRRHRPRRRRPPPGGRGGGGGGGRGGAAMAAAPRAPPARRSPPARSFAPRSEFEQMTILYDIWSAGLDAEDMRFLRVTYERLLQEDSGTHWLNDTHWVHHTVTRTSSPRRRRRWPEAREHRTGSARSEGYYPISRREKARYLHPCPAPPQDPDAPDTQGPNRVLSERRSEQRRLLSAIGSAALLDSDLLKLNQLKFRKKRLRFGRSRIHEWGLFAMEPIAADEMVIEYVGQNIRQVVADMREKRYVQEGIGSSYLFRVDHDTIIDATKCGNLARFINHCCTPNCYAKVITIEAQKKIVIYSKQPIGVNEEITYDYKFPIEDTKIPCLCRTESCRGTLN, from the exons ATGGAGCCGGAGGCGGGGGGTGACAGCCAGCGGACCCCCAGCGTCCCCTGGCGCAGCTACAAGCTGGTGGTGGACCCCGCCCTGCGCCGCGCCCCCCAGAAGGTTTACCGCTACGATGGCGTCCACTTCAGCGTCCCC GACTCGGGGTACCCCCCGGCGGGCGCCGTGCAGGACCCCCGTCCCCGCCGCATCTGGGCGAAGCACCGCGACCTCTCCTTGCCCGTCCCCAAGTTCAAG CTGGACGAGTTCTACGTGGGTCAGATCCCGCTGAAAGAAGTGACGTTCGCCCGGCTGAACGACAACGTGCGGGAAGCGTTTTTAGCCGAAATGTGCCGTAAATacggggaggtggaggaggtggagatcctgctgcaccccaaaacccgcAAGCACCTGGGGCTGGCGCGCGTCCTCTTCGCCAGCACCCGGGGGGCCAAGGAGACCGTCAAGCACCTCCACAACACCTCCGTCATGGGCAACATCATCCACGCCCAGCTCGACATCAAAG GGCAGCAGCGGATGAAGTATTACGAGCTGATCGTTAACGGGGCGTACACCCCCCAGACGGTGCCCACCGGCGGCAAGGCGGCGGGGGACAAGGCGGAGGCG ccgcagccgccgGAGCCTCGCCGCCGGCACTCCACCGACAGCGCCTTCGCCCCCCCGCCGGGCAACGGCACCCCGGAccccccggcgggggggggctacggccccttcccccccccggcgcccccctaCCCGCCCCCCTACGCCGCCGAGGGCCCCCCCTACGCCGGCAG GCACCCCTTCGCCCCGGAGCCCTTCGCCCCGCGGCGGCCGGAGGGGggcttcccccgccgcccccccgccgccggagCCTTCCTCCCCTACGCCTACGACCCCCCCGGCCGTTATCCCCGCCAGCCTTCGGCctcctcggccgccgccgccgcctcctcctcctcctcctcggcctcccgccgccgccaccggccccCCCGCGAGGAcgagccgccccccccgccctcctcctcctcctcctcctcttcctcctcctcctcttcttccacttcatcctcctcc ctcctcctcctcctcctcctcttcctccacgcCGGCGGCCGCcttcccggccccccccgccacccccccctcTTACCCGGCGGGGGGAGACCCCTACTTTTCGGCTTTCGGGGGTTCGGACCCCCCCCCCGAACGCGATTACCGCCTGCTGCCCGCCCCCGAGACCTTCGCCGCCAATTCCCTGCCCCCCACCGAGCTGCtggcccccgccgagccccccccgcccctcctcctcctccccccgcccccccgccccccccgccccccctgccccccccccggggggggtccccggcccccgAGGCCACCCCCGAGAGCGTCCCCTTcgcccagcacagcagcctggaCTCCCGCATCGAGGCGCTGCTGAAGGAGCAGCGCTCCAagttctccttcctcccccccgaggaggaggaggaggaagagcaggaggaggcggcccccgccccccccccggcccccccttcccaaacaccccccgcccccgcccccgccgccgcccccccgcccgccgccgccgccgacaccccccccccgcccccgccggccgccgagGGGGAGCCCCCCggacccgccgccccccagcccagcgccgGCGGCCAGGAGgcaccccccccggggggggcacccGAGGGGCCCCCCGAGTCGCCCAAGGCCAACGGGCAGGAGAGG gCCTCGCAGCCCTCCTCGGGGGAGGACATGGAGATCTCGGAGGACGACGGGGACgagccccccccgcgcccccccctgccgccccccccgccgccctgccccccctgccccccgccccc tcgcccgccccccgagccccccccgccccccgccttccccccccctccccagcccctgatGGCCgtcaccctgccccccccccggcccctgggggatttcggggcgggggggccccccccggccctctACGAGCTGCTGGGGCgactgggggggcgctgggggggggccccCGCCTCCTTCCAGCTGCAGACCCAGCTGCTGAGCCGCTtacggggggcggcggcggcggcggcgggggggggcaaaTCCGCTTTCGGGACCCCCCCCTTCGCCCCCCACTTCCCGCCTCCCCCCCACTACCCCCCCGCCGCCTTCGCTCCCCATTTCCCCCCGGCCGAGGAACGTCCCCCCGGTACCgaccccctcccgccgccccccccgccgccgccgcctccccccgagccccccgggacgggggttttggggggggggccccccgcgggcggcgggggggggccggtgGAGGGGGTGCTGGCGGCGCTGGTGCAGGAGATGAAGGCGACGATGCAGCGGGACCTGAACCGCAAGATGGTGGAGAACGTGGCCTTCCGCGCCTTCGACGCCTGGTGGGAGCGCAAGGAGGAGCAGGTcaag cccttccagACGGCGGCGcggcagcgggaggaggagaaggagcggGCGAGGCCGAAGGAGCCCCCGGCCCTCCTCTCCCTCGTCGActgggcccggggggggggcgccGGCCTGCGGGGGGCCCTGCGCCTCCCCTCCTTCAAG gTGAAACGGAAAGAGCCGTcggagctgggggaggggggggaggagaagcgcccccggccccccaccccccccgaggaGGATGAGGACGGTGAGTGtcccccccccgcgtccccccgtgtcccccccacccctctaACCCCCCCTTTCGCCCCTCCCCCAGACAAGgagccccccccgggcaccccccggcCCGAAGCCCCCGGCAAGCGGCGGAAGCTCTTCTGCCTGGACAGCGAGGGCGAGGAAGCTTCCGAGGAGTCTTCCTCCGGCAAg gaggaagaggaggaggaggaggaggccgaagaggaggaggaggcggcggcacatcggcggcggcggaggaggccCAAGGGGGAGCCCCCGGACGGGGAGCGcgggggcacccaggagccctCCGACG aggaggaagaggaggaggaggaggaggaggaggatgcagccCCCAGCGAAGGCTCCTCCAAGTTCTCCCTCTAcgagggctcgggggggggcagcgcctcggccagcagctcttcctccccccccccatcttcctcctcctcctcctcctcttcttcctcctcttcttcctcctcctcctccgaggaCGAGAGCGCCGCCGaggacccccccgcgcccccgcggccccccacGCCGGAGCCAG cgccccccccgccgcccccgccgcccccgcgcccctcctcccccatcccgctgctgCCCCCCCCAAGAAGCGCCGCAAGACCGTCAGCCCCGGCGAGGagccccccccggcgccgccgcccccgccgccgccgccgccccccccggcaccggcGCCGGCACCGCCCGCgccgccggcgccccccgccc ggaggaagaggaggaggaggaggaggaggaagagggggcgcGGCGATGGCTGCGGCCCCgcgggcccccccggcccggcgctcGCCCCCCGCCCGCTCCTTCGCGCCCCGCAGCGAGTTCGAGCAGATGACCATCCTCTACGACATCTGGAGCGCGGGGCTGGACGCCGAGGACATGCGGTTCCTGCGCGTCACCTACgagcggctgctgcaggaggacagcGGCACCCATTGGCTCAACGACACCCACTGGGTGCACCACACCG TGACGAGGACGAGCAGCCCGCGGCGGCGACGCCGGTGGCCGGAggcgcgggagcaccggacgggCAGCGCCCGCAGCGAGGGCTACTACCCCATCAGCCGGCGGGAGAAGGCGCGGTACCTGcacccctgccccgcccccccccaggaccccgaCGCCCCCGACACCCAG GGCCCCAACCGCGTCCTCTCGGAGCGGCGCTCGGAGCAGCGCCGGCTGCTCAGCGCCATCGGCTCGGCCGCCCTCCTCGACAGCGACCTGCTGAAGCTCAACCAGCTCAAG ttccGGAAGAAGCGGCTGCGGTTCGGGCGGAGCCGCATCCACGAGTGGGGGCTCTTCGCCATGGAGCCCATCGCCGCCGACGAGATGGTCATCGAGTACGTGGGGCAGAACATCCGCCAG GTGGTGGCCGACATGCGGGAGAAGCGCTACGTGCAGGAGGGCATCGGCAGCAGCTACCTCTTCCGGGTGGACCACGACACCATCATCGACGCCACCAAATGCGGCAACCTGGCCCGTTTCATCAACCACTGCTGCACG CCCAACTGCTACGCCAAGGTGATCACCATCGAGGCCCAGAAGAAGATCGTCATCTACTCCAAGCAGCCCATCGGCGTCAACGAGGAGATCACCTACGACTACAAGTTCCCCATCGAGGACACCAAGATCCCCTGCCTGTGCCGCACCGAGAGCTGCCGCGGCACCCTCAACTAG